In the genome of Neisseria animaloris, one region contains:
- a CDS encoding mechanosensitive ion channel family protein: MWETINHYLYNGPVKAEIIESVLMIAGVLLLRGVVLQMHFRSHPQMEIEDKRRWVVASRNITLIMVVFGLAIIWAAQIQTLALSMFAVAAAIVLATKELIMCLSGSLLRATTNQYSVGDYIEVGGLRGRVVDINMLNTLMMQVGPNLLIGQLSGKTVSFPNSLLLSYSVQRDNILGMYVIHTFEIPVPLHLDSDEIVPPLQVLLDRLCAPYIPSVERHLEEVQTQKLFITPAAQPRISRVPHDDKTYTVVVRFAAPVAKRLEIQQALLDEFIRIQHRLLKAVGM; this comes from the coding sequence ATGTGGGAAACCATCAACCATTATCTTTATAACGGCCCGGTAAAGGCGGAAATCATTGAGTCAGTGTTGATGATTGCCGGTGTTTTGCTGTTGCGCGGAGTGGTGTTGCAAATGCATTTCCGCAGCCACCCGCAAATGGAGATTGAAGACAAGCGCCGTTGGGTGGTGGCCAGCCGTAATATCACATTGATTATGGTGGTTTTCGGTTTAGCAATCATTTGGGCAGCGCAAATCCAAACGTTGGCGTTGTCGATGTTTGCGGTAGCCGCTGCAATCGTACTGGCAACGAAAGAGCTGATTATGTGTTTGTCAGGTAGCTTGTTGCGGGCGACAACTAATCAGTATTCGGTGGGAGATTATATTGAAGTGGGTGGCCTGCGCGGGCGGGTTGTCGACATCAATATGCTTAACACCTTGATGATGCAGGTAGGACCTAATCTGTTGATTGGGCAGTTAAGCGGTAAAACGGTTTCTTTCCCCAACAGCCTGTTGCTGTCTTATTCGGTGCAGCGGGATAATATTTTGGGTATGTATGTAATCCACACATTTGAGATTCCGGTGCCGCTTCATTTGGATTCGGACGAAATCGTGCCGCCGCTGCAAGTGTTGCTTGATCGTTTATGTGCCCCTTATATCCCTTCTGTTGAGCGGCACTTGGAAGAGGTACAAACGCAGAAGTTGTTTATTACGCCGGCTGCCCAACCGCGCATCAGCCGTGTGCCACATGATGATAAAACCTATACGGTTGTGGTGCGGTTTGCTGCACCTGTGGCGAAACGGCTGGAAATCCAACAGGCTTTGCTGGATGAGTTTATCCGTATACAGCACAGGTTGTTGAAAGCAGTAGGAATGTAA
- a CDS encoding pentapeptide repeat-containing protein — protein sequence MDTEFNTNEFTKILQEHNLWINSGGEKGTQADLRGANLKGINIANGNLKKALLRSANFENAYLEKINLEEAELLGANFRGANLQGVNFQWANCEDSTFERANLQNANFQGAYLGYGNLREANLREANLEGAYLRSANLEGANLGAANLKRASFELANLERANLREANHEGANFRDAHFGASLGTAIALGIINSADIFQLTQSIHQYELVIDELNKQLQNTQYNGRQVEEIKQKLEETLTSKQQTEVQLKQLQEQNEKLKGELNNRIGDAKKSLENSLKNTTDQINKNVELAEEFGKIAKVILALVALGIFLIPLYAIWRLEQFPKESWHMVFYTFPVIAMILIATTLLRHQKALLNEVRYFSMMKHQIELYSGLLEASQHTAASMGDPQKANEYVQETFTQIRNRLLSEQIRQDHYQMSEGKEEDLGSDKIINLLDKITNLANKRPS from the coding sequence ATGGATACTGAATTTAATACAAATGAATTTACAAAAATTCTTCAAGAGCATAATTTATGGATTAATAGCGGAGGGGAAAAAGGAACACAAGCCGACCTTAGAGGGGCAAATCTTAAAGGTATTAATATTGCGAATGGGAACCTTAAAAAAGCTCTTCTTCGCTCAGCTAATTTTGAAAATGCTTACCTTGAAAAGATTAACCTCGAAGAAGCTGAACTCTTGGGAGCAAATTTTCGCGGAGCTAACCTTCAAGGTGTAAATTTTCAATGGGCTAATTGTGAAGATTCAACTTTTGAAAGAGCCAACCTTCAAAATGCTAATTTCCAAGGAGCATATTTGGGATATGGCAATCTTAGAGAAGCTAATCTTAGAGAAGCAAATTTAGAGGGAGCGTATTTACGAAGTGCTAATCTTGAAGGCGCTAATTTAGGAGCAGCCAACCTTAAAAGAGCAAGTTTTGAATTGGCTAATCTGGAGAGGGCCAATTTGAGAGAAGCCAATCATGAAGGAGCCAATTTTAGGGATGCGCATTTTGGGGCCTCGTTAGGTACAGCTATTGCTTTAGGCATTATTAATTCTGCCGATATATTTCAATTAACACAAAGTATTCATCAATATGAGCTAGTAATTGATGAATTAAATAAACAGCTACAAAATACTCAATATAATGGTAGACAAGTAGAAGAGATAAAGCAAAAGCTAGAAGAAACACTGACTAGTAAGCAGCAAACCGAAGTACAACTGAAACAATTACAAGAGCAAAATGAAAAGTTAAAGGGTGAATTAAACAATCGTATTGGCGATGCTAAAAAATCATTAGAAAATTCTCTGAAAAATACAACCGACCAAATTAACAAAAATGTTGAACTCGCAGAAGAATTCGGAAAAATTGCTAAAGTTATCCTTGCTTTGGTTGCTTTGGGAATATTCCTTATTCCGCTTTATGCTATTTGGAGGCTTGAGCAATTTCCGAAAGAAAGTTGGCATATGGTGTTCTACACCTTCCCCGTGATTGCCATGATTTTGATCGCCACCACCTTATTGCGCCATCAAAAAGCCCTGCTTAACGAAGTCCGCTATTTTTCGATGATGAAGCACCAAATTGAGCTATATAGCGGCTTACTTGAAGCCTCACAACACACAGCTGCAAGTATGGGTGATCCTCAAAAAGCCAACGAATATGTACAGGAAACCTTTACCCAAATCCGCAACCGCTTGCTGTCGGAACAGATACGGCAAGATCATTATCAAATGTCGGAGGGTAAAGAAGAAGACTTGGGTTCGGATAAGATCATCAATCTGCTGGATAAAATTACCAACTTGGCCAACAAAAGGCCATCTTAA
- a CDS encoding factor H binding protein domain-containing protein, producing MKTFNLLIATSIACLALSACGAKEAIESIRPPSGKNGYRVITTPDLSSTNTYNVKLKINGKTYQSGDKIDIATLHQDTVHNQSYEMSAERVGMPGLLEEKGTARIYKNKYSVVLAAHVEKEIQNNISKDVDKSKVLAIQGEATELAKLPTRGSFLYAGQAFTGKNDTGRLIYNVDFDRMEGSGTISGLGGYNSISLEKGKIKGFNPNGTFGGKAGIEGKASYGNSSGSYKLGFFGPKAEEIAGQAGLKIGDKDVNIGFGGRKQPGSK from the coding sequence ATGAAAACGTTTAATTTATTAATTGCAACAAGTATCGCATGTTTGGCGCTTTCTGCCTGCGGTGCGAAGGAAGCTATTGAGTCCATCCGTCCGCCTTCAGGTAAAAATGGCTATCGTGTGATTACAACGCCTGATTTAAGCAGTACTAATACCTATAATGTGAAGCTCAAAATCAACGGTAAAACGTATCAAAGCGGCGACAAAATAGACATTGCTACTTTGCATCAGGATACAGTGCATAACCAATCTTATGAAATGTCTGCTGAAAGAGTGGGAATGCCGGGGTTATTAGAAGAAAAAGGTACGGCACGGATTTATAAGAATAAGTATTCCGTTGTATTGGCCGCACATGTTGAAAAAGAAATACAAAATAATATCAGCAAGGATGTCGATAAATCCAAAGTACTTGCCATACAAGGGGAAGCTACTGAGTTGGCCAAACTACCTACACGCGGAAGTTTCCTTTATGCAGGCCAAGCGTTTACAGGGAAAAATGATACTGGTAGGCTGATTTACAATGTTGATTTTGATCGTATGGAAGGTTCGGGTACGATCAGTGGTTTAGGGGGATACAATAGCATTTCCTTAGAAAAGGGCAAGATTAAAGGGTTTAATCCTAATGGAACCTTTGGCGGTAAAGCAGGTATTGAAGGTAAAGCCAGTTATGGTAATTCTTCTGGTTCATATAAATTGGGCTTTTTCGGACCGAAGGCAGAGGAAATTGCCGGTCAAGCAGGGCTTAAGATCGGAGATAAAGACGTGAATATAGGCTTCGGCGGCAGAAAACAACCGGGTTCCAAATAA